The Epinephelus lanceolatus isolate andai-2023 chromosome 11, ASM4190304v1, whole genome shotgun sequence genome window below encodes:
- the pls3 gene encoding plastin-3 isoform X1: protein MTGKLTKEDMEEMEEIFGKIDLDSDGYINDYELHELLKDAGHSLPGYQVREIIQKLDRNKDNKISFEEFLSIVHELRGTEVAKTFRKVINRKEGILAIGGTSELSSEGTQHSFSEEERYAFVNWINTALEKDPDCKHVLPMDPNTDSLFKSVGDGIVLCKMVNLSVPDTIDERAINKKKLTPFTTQENLNLALNSASAIGCHVVNIGALDLKEGKPHLVLGLLWQIIKIGLFADIELSRNEALAALLRDGETLEDLMKLSPEELLLRWANFHLENAGWQKINNFSSDIKDSRAYFHLLNQISPKGTEEDQPRIDINMSGFSEKDDVNRAEAMLQQADRLGCRQFVTPNDVVSGNPKLNLAFVANLFNKYPALTKPESEDIDWGLLEGETREERTFRNWMNSLGVNPHVNHLYGDLQDAMVIFQLYERIKVAVDWNNKVNKPPYPKLGTNMKKLENCNYAVELGRSAKFSLVGIGGQDLNDGNATLTLALVWQLMRRYTLNVLEELGDGQKVNDDIIVGWVNKTLAEAGKSTKISSFKDKEISSSLAVVELIDAIQPGSIDYDLIKTGSLSEDDKLENAKYAISMARKIGARVYALPEDLVEVKPKMVMTVFACLMGRGMNRA, encoded by the exons ATGACTGGAAAGCTAACAAAAGAGGatatggaggagatggaggagatatTTGGAAAAATTG ATCTGGACAGCGATGGATATATCAATGATTATGAACTTCATGAGCTCCTTAAAGATGCCGGCCATTCCCTACCTGGATACCAGGTTCGAGAGATCATCCAGAAACTCGATCGCAACAAGGATAATAAGATCAGCTTCGAGGAGTTTCTGTCA ATCGTCCATGAGCTGAGGGGCACTGAAGTAGCAAAAACTTTCCGCAAGGTCATCAACAGAAAAGAAGGCATCCTGGCTATCGGAGGGACGTCTGAGCTGTCAAGCGAAGGCACACAACACTCGTTCTCTG AGGAGGAGCGATATGCTTTTGTAAATTGGATCAACACTGCTCTGGAAAAAGACCCCGACTGCAAACACGTCCTGCCCATGGATCCCAACACAGACTCTCTCTTCAAATCTGTCGGAGATGGTATAGTACTATG CAAAATGGTTAACTTGTCAGTGCCAGACACAATCGATGAGAGGGCCATAAATAAGAAGAAGCTGACGCCATTTACAACACAG GAGAATCTGAACTTGGCCCTGAACTCAGCTTCTGCTATTGGCTGCCATGTGGTGAACATTGGTGCGTTAGACTTGAAAGAGGGGAAGCCCCATTTGGTGCTGGGCCTGCTGTGGCAGATCATCAAGATCGGTCTGTTTGCTGACATCGAGCTTAGCAGAAATGAAG CGCTGGCGGCATTGCTGAGAGACGGGGAAACCCTGGAGGACCTGATGAAGCTGTCCCCAGAGGAACTGCTGTTGCGGTGGGCAAACTTTCACCTGGAAAATGCTGGCTGGCAGAAGATCAACAACTTCAGCTCTGACATTAAG GATTCGAGGGCCTATTTCCACCTCCTGAATCAAATCTCCCCAAAAGGCACAGAGGAAGATCAGCCACGCATAGACATTAACATGAGTGGCTTCAGT GAGAAAGACGACGTGAACAGGGCAGAGGCCATGCTGCAGCAGGCTGACAGGCTCGGCTGTCGACAGTTTGTCACTCCAAACGATGTGGTCAGTGGAAACCCCAAACTCAACCTTGCCTTTGTGGCCAATCTGTTCAACAAATATCCAGCGCTGACCAAACCTGAGAGTGAGGACATAGACTGGGGACTGTTGGAAG GTGAGACACGAGAAGAGAGGACATTCAGAAACTGGATGAACTCTCTGGGAGTCAACCCACATGTCAATCATCTGTACGG AGACCTACAGGATGCCATGGTCATCTTTCAACTCTATGAGAGGATTAAAGTTGCTGTTGACTGGAACAACAAGGTCAACAAGCCGCCTTACCCCAAGCTGGGAACCAACATGAAGAAG CTGGAGAATTGCAACTATGCAGTGGAACTGGGAAGATCAGCCAAGTTCTCCCTGGTTGGCATCGGCGGGCAGGACCTGAACGATGGCAATGCTACCCTGACTCTGGCACTGGTGTGGCAGCTGATGAGAAG ATATACATTGAATGTactggaggagctgggtgaTGGACAGAAAGTAAATGATGACATCATCGTAGGATGGGTGAACAAAACGTTGGCAGAAGCTGGAAAGTCAACAAAGATTTCAAGCTTTAAG GACAAAGAGATCAGCAGCAGTTTGGCAGTAGTGGAACTGATAGACGCCATCCAGCCTGGCAGCATCGACTACGATCTGATAAAGACCGGCAGCCTCTCTGAAGACGACAAGCTGGAGAACGCCAA ATACGCCATCTCCATGGCGAGGAAGATCGGAGCCCGCGTCTACGCTCTGCCAGAAGACCTTGTGGAGGTCAAGCCCAAAATGGTGATGACAGTCTTTGCCTGCTTGATGGGTCGGGGGATGAACCGAGCCTAA
- the LOC117272138 gene encoding cyclic nucleotide-gated cation channel — MTGHVAERDRSPHNLSVKTTLEEEIERAESILSRVPSVCDDTSSELQRVAALDPHGHNSRNSFQRNGAMSRLVSLVVRLREWAHRSLLEEEERPDSFLERFRGPELRTAPSRISNTQPDANGNNAKGIFRKKWDLFVVSPSDNAYYRWLFVIATAVLYNWFLVVARACFDKLQVGNYICWLVLDYLSDCVYIMDTCVRLRTGFLEQGLLVKDHAKLRDSYVRTLQFKLDVVSILPTDLAYISTGIHTPQLRFNRLLRFPRMFEFFDRTETRTNYPNIFRICNLVLYILVIIHWNACIYYAISNSLGFGSDTWVFPNISKPEYSSLTRSYVYCLYWSTLTLTTIGEMPAPVRDEEYLFVVFDFLVGVLIFATIVGNVGSMIANMNATRAEFQARIDAIKHYMHFRKVSKELETRVIKWFDYLWTNKKAVDEKEVLKNLPNKLRAEIAINVHLETLKKVRIFQDCEAGLLVELVLKLRPQVFSPGDYICRKGDIGKEMYIIKEGKLAVVADDGVTQYALLTAGSCFGEISILNIKGSKMGNRRTANIRSLGYSDLFCLSKDDLMEAVTEYPDAKTVLEERGREILMKEGLLDENAESGGLQKEDTEEKVERLESSLDILQTRFARLLSEYKHTQLRLKQRITLLERQLNQTDCGADASDHMGADAETVTEINPGPVAHTDGSPHRNNVQMENKKSPTKH, encoded by the exons ATGACGGGCCACGTGGCTGAGAGAGATCGGTCACCACACAATCTGTCAGTGAAGACCACCTTGGAGGAGGAGATCGAGAGAGCTGAAAGTATTCTCAGCAG GGTACCATCTGTGTGTGATGACACATCCTCAGAGCTACAAAGAGTCGCTGCTCTCGACCCTCATGGACACAATTCCAGAAATTCTTTTCAAAGGAACGGTGCCATGTCAAG aCTGGTAAGCCTGGTGGTGAGACTGAGGGAATGGGCACACAGAAGcctgctggaggaggaggagcggcCAGACTCCTTCCTGGAGCGCTTTCGTGGCCCTGAGCTAAGAACGGCCCCCAGCCGCATCAGCAACACGCAACCAGATGCCAATGGCAACAATGCCAAGGGGATCTTCAG GAAAAAGTGGGATTTGTTTGTGGTGTCCCCATCCGATAACGCCTACTACCGTTGGTTATTTGTCATCGCCACAGCGGTGCTCTACAACTGGTTCCTTGTCGTAGCAAG GGCATGCTTTGACAAGTTACAGGTGGGCAATTACATCTGCTGGCTTGTGTTGGACTACCTCTCTGACTGTGTGTACATAATGGACACTTGCGTCCGACTTCGCACAG GGTTCCTGGAACAAGGTTTGCTGGTGAAGGATCATGCCAAGCTTAGAGACAGCTACGTCCGAACGTTGCAGTTCAAGCTGGATGTAGTGTCCATCCTGCCCACTGACCTGGCTTATATCTCCACCGGCATCCACACACCCCAGCTCAGGTTTAACCGTCTGCTTCGCTTCCCACGCATGTTTGAATTTTTTGACCGCACTGAGACACGCACCAACTACCCCAACATTTTCCGCATCTGCAACTTGGTGCTTTACATCCTGGTCATCATTCACTGGAACGCCTGCATCTACTATGCTATATCCAATTCTCTGGGATTTGGCTCAGACACCTGGGTGTTCCCAAACATCTCCAAACCTGAGTATTCCTCGCTGACTCGGAGTTACGTCTACTGTCTTTACTGGTCGACTCTTACTCTCACCACTATTGGGGAGATGCCTGCACCCGTGCGAGATGAAGAGTACCTATTTGTGGTCTTTGACTTTCTTGTTGGGGTGCTGATCTTTGCCACAATTGTGGGAAATGTTGGTTCCATGATTGCCAACATGAATGCCACCCGTGCTGAGTTTCAAGCCCGGATCGATGCCATTAAACACTACATGCACTTCCGCAAAGTCAGCAAAGAACTGGAGACACGTGTCATTAAATGGTTCGACTACCTCTGGACCAACAAGAAAGCCGTAGATGAGAAGGAGGTGCTAAAGAATTTGCCAAACAAACTGCGGGCTGAGATTGCTATCAACGTACACCTAGAGACCCTGAAGAAAGTACGCATTTTTCAGGACTGTGAGGCAGGCCTGCTGGTGGAGCTTGTGCTCAAACTACGCCCACAGGTCTTCAGTCCAGGGGACTACATCTGCAGAAAAGGGGACATTGGAAAGGAGATGTATATCATTAAAGAGGGGAAGCTGGCTGTAGTGGCTGATGACGGGGTCACACAGTACGCTCTCCTCACCGCTGGCAGCTGCTTCGGGGAAATCAGCATCCTCAACATAAAAGGTAGTAAAATGGGAAATCGGCGAACAGCCAACATTCGCAGCCTGGGTTACTCTGATCTCTTCTGCCTCTCTAAGGACGACTTGATGGAGGCAGTGACAGAGTATCCAGATGCTAAGACTGTGCTAGAGGAGAGGGGCCGGGAGATCCTGATGAAGGAGGGTCTGCTGGATGAGAATGCAGAGAGCGGCGGGCTGCAgaaagaggacacagaggagaaggTGGAGAGACTGGAGTCCTCTCTGGACATTCTTCAGACTCGCTTTGCCCGTCTGCTCAGTgaatacaaacacactcagCTACGGCTGAAGCAGCGTATAACTTTGCTTGAGAGGCAGCTGAATCAAACAGACTGCGGTGCAGATGCAAGTGATCACATGGGTGCAGATGCAGAGACAGTCACTGAAATAAACCCTGGGCCTGTTGCCCATACAGATGGGTCTCCACATagaaataatgtgcaaatggaGAACAAAAAGAGCCCAACAAAACACTGA
- the pls3 gene encoding plastin-3 isoform X2, whose protein sequence is MEASRSSTAQQGMQGEKMIEIVHELRGTEVAKTFRKVINRKEGILAIGGTSELSSEGTQHSFSEEERYAFVNWINTALEKDPDCKHVLPMDPNTDSLFKSVGDGIVLCKMVNLSVPDTIDERAINKKKLTPFTTQENLNLALNSASAIGCHVVNIGALDLKEGKPHLVLGLLWQIIKIGLFADIELSRNEALAALLRDGETLEDLMKLSPEELLLRWANFHLENAGWQKINNFSSDIKDSRAYFHLLNQISPKGTEEDQPRIDINMSGFSEKDDVNRAEAMLQQADRLGCRQFVTPNDVVSGNPKLNLAFVANLFNKYPALTKPESEDIDWGLLEGETREERTFRNWMNSLGVNPHVNHLYGDLQDAMVIFQLYERIKVAVDWNNKVNKPPYPKLGTNMKKLENCNYAVELGRSAKFSLVGIGGQDLNDGNATLTLALVWQLMRRYTLNVLEELGDGQKVNDDIIVGWVNKTLAEAGKSTKISSFKDKEISSSLAVVELIDAIQPGSIDYDLIKTGSLSEDDKLENAKYAISMARKIGARVYALPEDLVEVKPKMVMTVFACLMGRGMNRA, encoded by the exons ATGGAGGCTAGCAGAAGCTCTACAGCCCAACAAGGGATGCAAGGAGAGAAGATGATCGAG ATCGTCCATGAGCTGAGGGGCACTGAAGTAGCAAAAACTTTCCGCAAGGTCATCAACAGAAAAGAAGGCATCCTGGCTATCGGAGGGACGTCTGAGCTGTCAAGCGAAGGCACACAACACTCGTTCTCTG AGGAGGAGCGATATGCTTTTGTAAATTGGATCAACACTGCTCTGGAAAAAGACCCCGACTGCAAACACGTCCTGCCCATGGATCCCAACACAGACTCTCTCTTCAAATCTGTCGGAGATGGTATAGTACTATG CAAAATGGTTAACTTGTCAGTGCCAGACACAATCGATGAGAGGGCCATAAATAAGAAGAAGCTGACGCCATTTACAACACAG GAGAATCTGAACTTGGCCCTGAACTCAGCTTCTGCTATTGGCTGCCATGTGGTGAACATTGGTGCGTTAGACTTGAAAGAGGGGAAGCCCCATTTGGTGCTGGGCCTGCTGTGGCAGATCATCAAGATCGGTCTGTTTGCTGACATCGAGCTTAGCAGAAATGAAG CGCTGGCGGCATTGCTGAGAGACGGGGAAACCCTGGAGGACCTGATGAAGCTGTCCCCAGAGGAACTGCTGTTGCGGTGGGCAAACTTTCACCTGGAAAATGCTGGCTGGCAGAAGATCAACAACTTCAGCTCTGACATTAAG GATTCGAGGGCCTATTTCCACCTCCTGAATCAAATCTCCCCAAAAGGCACAGAGGAAGATCAGCCACGCATAGACATTAACATGAGTGGCTTCAGT GAGAAAGACGACGTGAACAGGGCAGAGGCCATGCTGCAGCAGGCTGACAGGCTCGGCTGTCGACAGTTTGTCACTCCAAACGATGTGGTCAGTGGAAACCCCAAACTCAACCTTGCCTTTGTGGCCAATCTGTTCAACAAATATCCAGCGCTGACCAAACCTGAGAGTGAGGACATAGACTGGGGACTGTTGGAAG GTGAGACACGAGAAGAGAGGACATTCAGAAACTGGATGAACTCTCTGGGAGTCAACCCACATGTCAATCATCTGTACGG AGACCTACAGGATGCCATGGTCATCTTTCAACTCTATGAGAGGATTAAAGTTGCTGTTGACTGGAACAACAAGGTCAACAAGCCGCCTTACCCCAAGCTGGGAACCAACATGAAGAAG CTGGAGAATTGCAACTATGCAGTGGAACTGGGAAGATCAGCCAAGTTCTCCCTGGTTGGCATCGGCGGGCAGGACCTGAACGATGGCAATGCTACCCTGACTCTGGCACTGGTGTGGCAGCTGATGAGAAG ATATACATTGAATGTactggaggagctgggtgaTGGACAGAAAGTAAATGATGACATCATCGTAGGATGGGTGAACAAAACGTTGGCAGAAGCTGGAAAGTCAACAAAGATTTCAAGCTTTAAG GACAAAGAGATCAGCAGCAGTTTGGCAGTAGTGGAACTGATAGACGCCATCCAGCCTGGCAGCATCGACTACGATCTGATAAAGACCGGCAGCCTCTCTGAAGACGACAAGCTGGAGAACGCCAA ATACGCCATCTCCATGGCGAGGAAGATCGGAGCCCGCGTCTACGCTCTGCCAGAAGACCTTGTGGAGGTCAAGCCCAAAATGGTGATGACAGTCTTTGCCTGCTTGATGGGTCGGGGGATGAACCGAGCCTAA
- the rraga gene encoding ras-related GTP-binding protein A, whose amino-acid sequence MSSTAMKKKVLLMGKSGSGKTSMRSIIFANYIARDTRRLGATIDVEHSHVRFLGNLVLNLWDCGGQDTFMENYFTSQRDNIFRNVEVLIYVFDVESRELEKDMHYYQSCLEAILQNSPDAKVFCLVHKMDLVQEDQRDLIFKEREEDLKRLSRPLACTCFRTSIWDETLYKAWSSIVYQLIPNVQQLETNLRNFAQIIEADEVLLFERATFLVISHYQCKEQRDAHRFEKISNIIKQFKLSCSKLAASFQSMEVRNSNFAAFIDVFTSNTYVMVIMSDPSIPSAATLINIRNARKHFEKLERVDGPKHSLHMRMR is encoded by the exons GTGTTACTGATGGGAAAAAGCGGGTCTGGAAAGACCAGTATGAGATCAATCATCTTTGCCAATTACATAGCTCGAGACACACGCCGCCTTGGAGCTACAA TTGACGTGGAGCACTCCCATGTACGGTTTCTTGGCAATCTGGTCCTAAACCTGTGGGACTGTGGAGG ACAGGACACATTCATGGAGAACTACTTCACCAGCCAGAGggacaacattttcagaaatgtagAAGTGCTGATTTATGTATTCGATGTTGAGAGCCGTGAGCTGGAGAAAGACATGCACTACTACCAGTCGTGTCTGGAGGCCATCCTGCAGAACTCCCCCGATGCTAAAGTCTTCTGCCTCGTTCACAAAATGGATCTGGTGCAGGAGGACCAGAGAGATTTG ATCTTTAAGGAGCGTGAAGAAGATCTGAAGAGACTGTCCAGACCTCTTGCTTGCACTTGCTTCAGGACGTCAATCTGGGACGAAACCCTGTATAAG GCCTGGTCTAGCATAGTATACCAGCTCATCCCCAACGTCCAGCAGCTGGAGACGAACCTGAGGAATTTTGCGCAGATCATAGAGGCAGATGAAGTTCTTCTGTTTGAGAGAGCCACCTTTCTG GTGATCTCCCACTATCAGTGCAAAGAGCAGCGCGACGCTCACAGGTTTGAGAAGATCAGTAACATTATCAAACAGTTCAAACTCAGCTGTAG TAAACTTGCAGCCTCATTCCAAAGCATGGAAGTGAGGAACTCCAACTTTGCGGCCTTCATTGACGTCTTCACCTCCAACACATATGTCATGGTCATCATGTCGGACCCCTCCATTC CATCTGCAGCCACTCTCATCAATATCCGTAATGCTAGGAAACACTTTGAGAAGTTGGAGCGGGTGGATGGACCCAAGCACAGCCTGCACATGCGAATGCGCTAG